The genomic stretch TTTCGTGGTTTTTAGAAAGCTCGCGCACCTGGTGATAGGCCCGCAGCTTGTCGCCTTTTTCGAGCGGGTAGGGGATTCTGGATACAATCACCAGTATCTTCATGCTTCTACGAGGTTTTCCTCAAAAAACCGTATGAGTTTGCGGGTCAGCACGGTGTTGTCGAAAGATTCTTCCACCAACTTTCGGGCGTTGCGACCAATTTCTGCCATCCTGCCGGGATTCGCCATTAACCCGTTCAGAACGTTGGCAAATTCTTCGGGCGTGTTGGCAATGAGAATGTCTTTACCGTGGGTGCAGTCTATGCCTTCCGCGCCAACCGAGGTAGAGATGATCACCTTTCCGAGGGCCATGCCTTCGATGATTTTTACGCGAATTCCACCTGCCGACAATAGCGGTACCACCATTACGCCGTGCTGTTGCATAAAGGCATAGGCATCGGATACCTCACCGACCATTTCAACTTGCGGTAGTTTCAGTTCTCTCAGTTCATCGGGCATTTGGCGGCCGGCAAGGTGTAGTTTCAGTTGGGGATGTTGTGGGTGCACGATGGGCCAGACCTCGTCTAAAAACCACTGAACCCCTTCCTGGTTGGGCATCCAGTCCATGGCGCCGAGGTGAAAGAGGTCTGTGGGCACATTCGATTCGTACACAGGTTTAAACTGCGCGGAGTTCACGCCAAAAGGCACGGTGGTAATAGGGCCTTTAAAGCCAAGTTGACGGTATTTTGCTTCGTCGTTGGAGGAAATGGCAACGATGCCGCTTACCTCTTTAAAAATCTTGAGTTCGTACTTTTTGAGTTGTTTGGCCAACAGACGGATGTACGACTTTTTGGCCGGATTGCGCGAGCCGTGTGCAACGCGTTCCCAAATGATGTACTCCAGATTGTGTGAGCGCAAATAAACACCTGCCTTTGTATTGCGTCGGATGGTATCGATGTAAGGCGTCATAAACAGGCTTTCCAGAAGCACCACATCATAGGGGTTTTTCTGCAGAATTTCCTGAAGGCGCATGTCGTAATCGGCCGAGAAAAATCGACTTATGTTGTAGGAGTCGGAGGTAACGAGATTGGAAAAAGCGTCTACCAGGTTGATGCGCGTATCCACAAATACCGACTCAATTTCTGTATCGGTCTGGTATTGCTCGCTGATGTTGTGGGGTTCAAAAGGATGCTTGTGTGTATGGATGGTAAGTACCTTAACGCGGTGACCGGCGGCAATAAGCCCGCAGGTAATGTTGTTCATGGCAATGCAGCCACCGTCTTTAGGTGGAACCGGCGGTTTATGGCACAGTTGCAGAATGTTCATTGCGAACGTTTCTTTTTGATTTTCAACTTCTCAGCAAGACGATCCCATCCGCCGGGATCAAACAGCGCGGCATCTTTCGTAGCTTTGATGGTGAGAAAAATGCTGATTGGCAAAAGTATAAAAGTACTCAACCACATGCCGTAAATGGGTTCAATTACCCCTGTTTTCGACATTTTTTCGCCTGTGATAGACGAAACGTGGAATAGCAGGAAGAAAAGCACCGAAATAACCACGGGCAAACCGATTCCGCCTTTCTTTACAATGGCTCCGAGCGGTGCGCCGATAAAGTAAAACACGAGGCAGGCAAAGGGAAGCATTAACTTTCGGTGCCACTCATTGTGGTGACGGTCAATATACACCTTGCGGTTTTTGAATTCCTGCGTGGTACTGGCAAGATAGTTTTTGGTGTTTTGGGCGGAGCTCAGCGCCAGATTCACAGTGCGTCTTTTTGCGCTGTAGGGCTGCTCCTTAAAAAAGGTGGCTGGTGTGGATTGCTCCAGCTTACCGGTAGCAAGCGTGTCTTTGCGCAGCAGAATAGTGCGGTTCAGGTAGCGTTGATATTCCTGTTCGCGGTCGCGATACATACCCCTGAGGCTGTCAATGGCCACATTGAGCTGGCCCATAGTGAGCATCTGCATGTGGTTTTTCCATTGGTCTTCGTCGGAGCGTGTCATGAAAAACCCCGACATATCAATACGCAAAATGTCTTTTTCAAACTTGTTGCTCACCAACGGATGCCGCTGTGCAGTTTTGGCATCGGCCGATGACTCGTCGTAGCTGTAACCGTCGTAAAGCGTAAGAATGAGAAAACGCTTGTCGTCGGTTTGGGTCATGCGGCCCCGTTTGGCGCGTATCACGGTTTTGTTGCCGGTTTGCTTTTTGGTGTGGTCGTAGATGAGCATGTCGTGCAGATCGCCGGTTGCCTGCTCGTTGCGACCTACGCGGATGCTGTAACCTTCCAGCCCGTTGTAAAAGATGCCGTCGCGAAGTTCAATACTTGGTTTCGCCTGGGTGATATCGTACAGCAAACTTTTGAATTTGAGTGTGGCAATGGGCGAGATATTGTTGGCAAAATAGAAGGCTCCTCCTGTAAGCATGATAACCAGCACCGTGAGCGGAAACATAATGCGGTGAAGAGATATTCCGGCAGATTTCAGCGCAACCAGCTCAAAGTGCTCTGCCATGTTCCCGAAAGTCATGATGGAAGCCAGCAGAATGGCCAGGGGCAGGCAAATATTCACGAGGTTGGCCGCAGCGTACATGAGCAACTCCATGATGATGAGGAAGTCCAGACCTTTGCCCATGAAATCATCCACCCACTTCCAGACGAACTGCATCACAAAGATGAACAGTACCACCGCGAAAGTCACGACAAAAGGCCCAATAAAAGCCCCGATAACCAACTTGTAAAGCTTTTTCAAGAGTGCGCTACCTGTGAAACGGCAAATATAGCAAGCGCAATGCCAAGGCTACGAGCCGAGCACGTGTTTGAGTTCTTCCACCTGACTTGACCATAGGGCCTGCGCTTCTTCCTTTTCATCCGGCTCAGCGAAATCAGTTACAAGCAAAGCCACGTCATTGGTGATTTCATCAATTTTGA from Cryomorphaceae bacterium encodes the following:
- a CDS encoding glycosyltransferase gives rise to the protein MNILQLCHKPPVPPKDGGCIAMNNITCGLIAAGHRVKVLTIHTHKHPFEPHNISEQYQTDTEIESVFVDTRINLVDAFSNLVTSDSYNISRFFSADYDMRLQEILQKNPYDVVLLESLFMTPYIDTIRRNTKAGVYLRSHNLEYIIWERVAHGSRNPAKKSYIRLLAKQLKKYELKIFKEVSGIVAISSNDEAKYRQLGFKGPITTVPFGVNSAQFKPVYESNVPTDLFHLGAMDWMPNQEGVQWFLDEVWPIVHPQHPQLKLHLAGRQMPDELRELKLPQVEMVGEVSDAYAFMQQHGVMVVPLLSAGGIRVKIIEGMALGKVIISTSVGAEGIDCTHGKDILIANTPEEFANVLNGLMANPGRMAEIGRNARKLVEESFDNTVLTRKLIRFFEENLVEA
- a CDS encoding YjgP/YjgQ family permease, with the translated sequence MCRFTGSALLKKLYKLVIGAFIGPFVVTFAVVLFIFVMQFVWKWVDDFMGKGLDFLIIMELLMYAAANLVNICLPLAILLASIMTFGNMAEHFELVALKSAGISLHRIMFPLTVLVIMLTGGAFYFANNISPIATLKFKSLLYDITQAKPSIELRDGIFYNGLEGYSIRVGRNEQATGDLHDMLIYDHTKKQTGNKTVIRAKRGRMTQTDDKRFLILTLYDGYSYDESSADAKTAQRHPLVSNKFEKDILRIDMSGFFMTRSDEDQWKNHMQMLTMGQLNVAIDSLRGMYRDREQEYQRYLNRTILLRKDTLATGKLEQSTPATFFKEQPYSAKRRTVNLALSSAQNTKNYLASTTQEFKNRKVYIDRHHNEWHRKLMLPFACLVFYFIGAPLGAIVKKGGIGLPVVISVLFFLLFHVSSITGEKMSKTGVIEPIYGMWLSTFILLPISIFLTIKATKDAALFDPGGWDRLAEKLKIKKKRSQ